The following proteins are encoded in a genomic region of Candida albicans SC5314 chromosome 4, complete sequence:
- a CDS encoding dynamin-related GTPase (Putative mitochondrial GTPase; required for mitochondrial morphology and genome maintenance; Spider biofilm induced), with protein sequence MIPRNGRLIMKSRALPLRTFVLLRSSAHNTHFKNVSTFVPTRNLGFLKVLTRAVKMPAYIGGTMAAGGTYVAYKVEQASSYTQDKLSAFKDFADGVFDKTGDFFKNLGGTDGATGGNGAEDGASSGGAGGGGGGGGGGNDTATAVGATAAAVGLTSDEDESTEAETDIEEEDEETLIEDDSDDDDDLANDETDDHMLNLTRQMIEIRNLLSSLNHDGIKLPSIVVIGSQSSGKSSVLESVVGQEFLPKGSNMVTRRPIELTLVNTPEAAANVAEFPALKMYNLTDFQQVQKILFDLNMAVPASECISNDPIQVTIRSPTVPDLSLVDLPGYIQVEAADQPIELKTKIRELCNRYLEPPNVILAISAADVDLANSAALRASRLADPRGERTIGVVTKLDLVDPEQARKILLNKKYPLKLGYVGVITKAPHPKASASGLFSRKQVTGYQAFVAQQNFEHTFLKENKEAFFGCTVGTRNLKKKLMKVLEKTMAASLRPTHLAIQQELEETSYQFKVEFNDRPLTPQMYLANNIDMLKLGTKDLSHNFSRNELKAILKNALDQKVLDLMAERYWNKPFELKGSSVEPDLRELTQINIDNDIYWHKKLDLTTSSLTKLGVGRLSTNLITNALLTEIDNLVDNTQLRNHPMAKSAVRDAARSVLGNKYYSTADQVENCIKPYKYEIELEDREWQTSKENAVTLLKEEMRQCEEVYHDLKSQVGGRKLQQVVTYLEKLKQSNNSDVDLTTNETLGFSPTLIQRGKEAIFLKERISLLKMRYQFVKNSKKCKKKESKYQCPEIFLDAVASKITSTSILFLNVELLSDFYYNFPRELDLKFFNNLSKDEIEKFAKEDPKIKKHIELQERKDLLENALSKVESVLAVQRTTQKDNTEDRNKKSVFGW encoded by the coding sequence ATGATCCCTAGAAATGGACGactaataatgaaaagCAGGGCATTGCCATTGCGAACATTTGTCTTATTAAGATCTTCTGCACATAACACCCACTTTAAAAATGTATCAACATTTGTTCCTACAAGAAATTTGGGATTCCTCAAGGTTCTAACTAGAGCAGTCAAAATGCCTGCTTATATAGGAGGAACCATGGCAGCCGGAGGTACTTATGTTGCTTATAAAGTTGAACAAGCAAGTAGCTACACACAAGACAAGTTATCTGCTTTCAAGGATTTCGCGGATGGCGTTTTTGATAAAACCGGCGATTTCTTTAAAAACCTTGGTGGAACTGATGGCGCAACAGGTGGCAATGGTGCCGAAGATGGGGCATCATCAGGTGGTGCTGGGGGAGGGGGAGGAGGCGGCGGTGGTGGAAATGATACTGCTACTGCGGTAGGAGCCACTGCAGCAGCAGTCGGTCTCACTTCcgatgaagatgaatcaACCGAAGCAGAAACAGATATTgaggaagaagatgaagaaacaTTGATTGAAGATGACAGtgacgacgatgatgatCTTGCAAATGATGAGACAGACGATCATATGCTTAATTTAACAAGACAAATGATTGAAATAAGAAACCTTTTATCCAGTTTAAACCACGATGGAATTAAATTGccttcaattgttgttattgggTCTCAATCTAGTGGTAAATCCTCAGTTTTGGAAAGTGTAGTGGGTCAAGAATTTTTACCAAAAGGGTCCAATATGGTCACTAGAAGACCAATCGAATTAACATTAGTTAATACACCAGAAGCCGCTGCTAATGTGGCAGAATTCCCAGCATTGAAGATGTATAACTTAACTGATTTCCAGCAAGTGCAAAagattttatttgatttaaacATGGCAGTTCCAGCATCTGAATGTATTTCTAATGACCCCATTCAAGTTACCATCAGATCGCCAACAGTACCAGATTTATCATTGGTCGATTTACCGGGATACATTCAAGTTGAAGCCGCTGATCAACCCATAGAAttgaaaaccaaaatcagGGAGTTATGTAATAGATATTTAGAACCACCTAATGTTATCTTGGCCATATCTGCAGCTGATGTTGATTTAGCAAATTCTGCTGCATTGAGAGCTTCAAGACTTGCTGATCCAAGAGGAGAAAGAACCATTGGGGTCGTTACAAAATTGGACTTGGTCGATCCGGAACAAGCACgtaaaatattattgaacaaaaaatacCCTTTGAAATTAGGATATGTTGGTGTCATAACAAAGGCTCCACACCCCAAGGCCAGCGCAAGTGGATTATTTTCCAGAAAACAAGTGACAGGGTATCAGGCGTTTGTGGCACAACAGAATTTTGAACATACTTTCttgaaagaaaacaaagaagCGTTTTTTGGGTGTACAGTTGGTACGAgaaatttgaagaagaagttaaTGAAAGTGTTGGAAAAAACCATGGCTGCTTCTTTAAGACCAACTCATTTGGCAATACAACAGGAATTGGAAGAAACTTCATACCAATTTAAAGTTGAATTTAATGATCGTCCATTAACACCACAAATGTATTTGGCTAATAATATCGATATGCTCAAGTTAGGAACTAAAGATTTGAGTCATAACTTTTCaagaaatgaattgaaagcAATCTTGAAAAATGCATTAGATCAAAAAGTTTTGGACTTGATGGCAGAAAGATATTGGAACAAGCCGTTTGAATTGAAAGGATCTTCCGTGGAACCTGATTTGCGTGAATTAACTCAAATAAacattgataatgatatttaCTGGCACAAAAAGTTGGACTTGACTACATCATCATTAACTAAGCTTGGGGTTGGGagattatcaacaaatttgatTACAAATGCTTTGCTTACAGAAATTGACAATTTAGTGGACAATACTCAATTACGAAACCACCCTATGGCAAAATCTGCAGTACGCGATGCAGCAAGATCAGTTTTAGGAAATAAATATTACTCCACTGCCGATCAAGTTGAAAACTGTATCAAACCATACAAGTATGAGATTGAATTGGAGGATCGTGAATGGCAAACATCCAAAGAAAATGCAGTTACTTTGTTGAAGGAAGAAATGCGACAATGTGAAGAAGTTTACCATGATTTAAAGAGTCAGGTTGGTGGAAGAAAATTGCAACAAGTTGTGACTTACCTTGAGAAATTAAAGCAACTGAACAACTCAGATGTTGATTTAACCACCAATGAAACATTAGGTTTTTCACCAACTTTAATTCAACGTGGTAAAGAAGCGATTTTCctcaaagaaagaatttcGTTGTTAAAAATGAGATACCAGTTTGTCAAAAACTCTAAAAAATGTAAAAAGAAGGAGAGTAAGTATCAATGTCCAGAAATATTCTTGGATGCAGTGGCTTCAAAAATAACTTCTACTtcaatattgtttttaaaCGTCGAGTTGTTGAGTGATTTCTATTACAACTTTCCTCGTGAATTagatttaaaatttttcaataatttaagTAAAGacgaaattgaaaaatttgccAAAGAAGATCCAAAGATCAAAAAACATAttgaattacaagaaagaaaagatttATTGGAAAATGCTTTAAGTAAAGTCGAAAGTGTCTTAGCTGTACAAAGAACTACCCAAAAGGATAATACAGAGGATCGTAATAAGAAATCTGTTTTTGGCTGGTAA
- the NAN1 gene encoding Nan1p (Putative U3 snoRNP protein; Hap43p-induced gene; physically interacts with TAP-tagged Nop1p) — MPSAISEWSLSMATGGKPLYLPCSQTTASVYSQDGRYVIIALTHQLRVYFISTRQCIKTIDLDLHDLADLKIDVTNGNQVLLFKTSGEILTVNWKDKVSQPIISTIDINKTQSGTSLPLLSVISVKHLFFIIVTGRKEKKKGTPHTRYINYFDRNSESLVPIIEVANSINFATSLDNTKIAFITSGNEIDLFDLSGIFNVDSIENLSDNDIVKETIPFVYRSPVTSIAVSNDSMIAIGTSAGPIQIVYGGLTTPKPQRVLKWHLDQVKGLMFTADNNYLLSGGMEKVLVFWQLETEKKQFLPRLNGVIDKISIDNYKNDYISLQLNVDPLDNNYEILVLSAVDLVSRLSVNTVRPKFAYNIATTLSKTKKKFIKSSSDFDKFKIRYDYTSQFEIHPKTKSMYFPNGALIQSFDLFKNEQNFIQHGAPVLGVGKVRSETKLLDPLVTLLKFTHDGEWMCTFDEFTNTEVDSLLLKNEKQYALKFWKYVGHKENATSGINNNNKTGHWELTTKIIDPHGMNPILAMIPAPTSYFNGLAFLTADDKGGLRIWRPSVPKEQYKTTSARSQQTAWTLRKSRAPSALSSDAVALSWSDDNSLIFLAHECSILTIDSKSFEEIPDFKIPSLSGSRVRSLNMVNNNLIVLSKTRISSFDLITGELTSLVAKVNTTIGAKNLIAIDPIKRLICLALNYYSEENNTLSIKSKILIFKPNQLKPICVQLHEQGVSSIRYFNSSFVFVDLDCRVGTIYSNEEITETIELGLTQEINNMLIAAQATADVINDRNVKTTVGHQNGNKEGEMDIDNSMAYAAKVVDLHTFQPIFQNIEGVQVESLFERIVNVLK; from the coding sequence ATGCCGAGTGCTATATCAGAATGGTCATTATCCATGGCCACAGGAGGTAAACCATTATATTTACCTTGTTCACAAACAACTGCATCTGTCTATTCTCAAGATGGTCGATATGTGATCATTGCATTAACTCATCAATTGAGAgtatatttcatttcaacCCGACAATGTATTAAAACTattgatttggatttaCATGACTTAgctgatttgaaaatagaTGTTACTAATGGAAATCAAgtgttattatttaaaactTCTGGAGAAATATTAACTGTGAATTGGAAAGATAAAGTTTCTCAACCAATAATATCTACCAttgatataaataaaactcAATCGGGTACATCATTGCCGTTATTATCAGTCATATCAGTTaaacatttattttttattattgtaaCTGgtagaaaagaaaagaaaaaggggACTCCACATACTCgttatataaattattttgatagAAATCTGGAATCACTTGTTCCAATAATTGAAGTTgccaattcaataaattttgcAACTTCTTTGGATAATACAAAAATTGCATTCATTACCAGTGGTAACGAAATAGACttgtttgatttatcaGGGATATTCAATGTCGAcagtattgaaaatttgtcAGATAACGATATCGTCAAAGAAACTATTCCATTTGTGTATCGATCACCGGTGACATCAATAGCCGTGTCCAACGATTCTATGATTGCTATCGGTACATCTGCTGGTCCAATTCAAATAGTCTATGGTGGGTTGACCACTCCAAAACCTCAACGAGTTTTGAAATGGCATCTTGATCAAGTCAAAGGATTAATGTTCACTGCTGATAACAATTATTTACTTTCTGGTGGTATGGAAAAAGTATTAGTATTCTGGCAATTGGAAACTGAAAAGAAACAGTTTTTGCCAAGATTGAATGGGGTGATTGATAAGATTTctattgataattataaGAATGATTATATTTCTTTACAGTTGAATGTTGATCCTTTGGACAATAATTATGAAATCTTGGTGTTATCAGCAGTTGATTTAGTTTCTCGTTTGTCTGTCAATACTGTAAGACCTAAATTTGCTTATAATATTGCCACCACCCTTTCTaaaacgaaaaagaaattcatTAAAAGCTCAtctgattttgataaattcaaGATTAGATACGATTACACCAGTCAGTTTGAAATCCATCCAAAGACTAAAAGTATGTATTTTCCCAATGGAGCTTTGATTcaatcatttgatttattcaaaaatgaaCAGAATTTCATTCAGCATGGTGCTCCAGTATTGGGTGTGGGTAAAGTCAGATCAGAAACTAAATTATTGGATCCTTTGGTtacattattgaaattcaCTCATGATGGAGAATGGATGTGTAcatttgatgaattcaCCAACACTGAAGTTGAcagtttattattgaaaaatgaaaaacaatatgcattgaaattttggaaatatGTTGGCCATAAAGAGAATGCAACCAGTGgaattaataataacaataagaCTGGTCATTGGGAATTGACTACAAAGATTATTGATCCTCATGGAATGAATCCTATTTTAGCCATGATCCCAGCTCCAACTTCTTATTTCAATGGGTTGGCATTCTTAACTGCTGATGATAAAGGTGGTTTGAGAATTTGGAGACCAAGTGTACCCAAAGAACAATATAAAACCACTTCAGCAAGGTCTCAGCAAACTGCATGGACACTTAGAAAATCCAGGGCTCCAAGTGCATTGTCATCAGATGCCGTTGCTTTAAGTTGGTCTGATGAcaattcattgattttcCTTGCCCATGAATGTTCCATTCTTACCATTGATTCTAAGAGCTTTGAAGAAATTCctgatttcaaaattccTTCATTATCAGGATCAAGAGTAAGATCATTAAACATGgtcaataataatcttaTAGTGTTATCTAAAACCAGaatatcatcatttgatttaatcaCGGGGGAATTGACTAGTTTGGTAGCCAAAGTGAACACCACCATTGGTGCTAAGAATTTAATTGCTATTGATCCAATTAAAAGATTAATATGTTTGgcattaaattattattctgAAGAAAACAATACCCTTTCCATAAAATCCAAAATCTTAATTTTtaaaccaaatcaattaaaaccTATTTGTGTTCAATTGCATGAGCAAGGTGTTTCATCGATTCGTTATTTCAACTCATcatttgtatttgttgatttggattGTCGAGTCGGTACAATTTACAGTAATGAGGAAATAACTGAAACAATTGAACTTGGTTTAACAcaagaaatcaacaatatgCTAATAGCTGCGCAAGCTACTGCTGATGTTATAAACGATAGAAATGTAAAGACTACAGTTGGACATCAAAATGGAAACAAGGAAGGAGAAATGGATATAGACAACAGTATGGCATATGCTGCAAAAGTGGTTGATCTTCACACTTTCCAAccaatatttcaaaatattgaagGTGTACAAGTTGAATCATTATTTGAACGTATAGTTAACGTACTTAAATAG
- a CDS encoding DNA-directed RNA polymerase core subunit (Ortholog(s) have RNA polymerase I activity, RNA polymerase II activity, RNA polymerase III activity, RNA-directed RNA polymerase activity, zinc ion binding activity): protein MIIPIRCFSCGKVVGDKWQTYLDYLQDETLSEGDALDKLKLKRYCCRRMVLTHVDLIEKFLRYNPLEKKDIN, encoded by the coding sequence atgattattCCAATACGTTGTTTCTCATGTGGTAAAGTGGTAGGTGATAAGTGGCAAACttatttggattatttACAAGATGAAACCCTCAGTGAAGGTGATGCTTTggacaaattgaaattgaaaagataTTGCTGTAGAAGAATGGTGTTGACAcatgttgatttaattgaaaagtttTTGAGATACAATCCATTAGAGAAGAAAGATATTAATTAA
- a CDS encoding Gly-Xaa carboxypeptidase (Ortholog(s) have carboxypeptidase activity, role in nitrogen compound metabolic process, proteolysis involved in cellular protein catabolic process and fungal-type vacuole lumen localization), producing MIGLPLDENFRSNKRKSIIIGSVVFVALLVTLFSTNLFNYLKIVTTPIPKESSLCPLYEPIAPESYYKDNSTVLEILHDKKYKKESIKRLAGAIQVDTQVFDKQPAVDDAPQVWAKFAKFHDYLEQTFPLVYKNLKVTKVNTYGLVYHWKGSDKSLKPVLLTAHQDTVPVQKDTLKDWTYPPFEGHYDGEYIYGRGAADCKNVLIAILETLELLLAKGYQPKRSILAAFGFDEETSGYHGAAHIGKYLEETFGQDSVYALIDEGAGLTVQELTNTIVALPGTAEKGYVDIQVELTTPGGHSSIPPDPTSIGIISELGYIIEKDPYSPLLPPENPILNFAQCLALHDPKNNIPSSFKKAILRAGYDKFANSKLVEGISKNRLTKYLIRTSQALDIINGGEKANALPEHVKLLVNHRVAIGTSVAEVQEHFVSRVVEVAKRHGLSVSAFGKDVLKVKNDSGLFNVTNFAGFLNAAPVTPTNDTVWEYLSGVTRHVYEDLVFPEIKYPVITAPAIMTGNTDTRHYWNLTRNIFRFTPAFIGDFIGETHIHSVDEKLPFDSHLQLQAWFYEYIQAIDSAKANNK from the coding sequence atgattggACTTCCATTGGACGAAAACTTTAGATctaataaaagaaaatcaatcatTATTGGTTCGGTTGTATTTGTTGCCTTGTTGGTAACTTTATTTTCTactaatttattcaattatttgaaaattgtaaCAACACCAATTCCAAAAGAAAGTTCATTATGTCCACTCTATGAACCAATTGCTCCAGAATCTTATTATAAGGACAATTCAACTGTGTTGGAAATTTTGCACGataaaaaatacaaaaaggAATCCATTAAAAGATTAGCTGGTGCCATTCAAGTTGATACTCAAGTTTTTGATAAACAACCTGCTGTTGATGATGCTCCACAAGTATGGGCAAAATTTGCTAAATTCCATGATTATTTGGAACAAACTTTCCCATTGGTTTACAAAAACTTGAAAGTTACCAAAGTTAACACTTATGGTTTGGTTTATCATTGGAAAGGTTCTGATAAATCTTTGAAACCAGTTTTATTGACTGCTCATCAAGACACCGTTCCAGTTCAAAAAGATACTCTTAAAGACTGGACTTATCCACCATTTGAAGGTCATTACGATGGTGAATACATTTACGGAAGAGGTGCTGCCGATTGTAAAAATGTCTTGATTGCTATTTTGGAAACTTTAGAACTTTTGTTAGCAAAAGGGTATCAACCAAAAAGATCTATTCTTGCTGCATTTGgttttgatgaagaaactTCTGGTTATCATGGTGCTGCTCATATCGGTAAATACTTGGAAGAAACTTTTGGTCAAGATTCTGTATATGCTCTTATTGATGAAGGTGCTGGACTTACCGTTCAAGAATTAACCAACACTATTGTTGCTCTTCCAGGTACTGCTGAAAAGGGTTACGTTGATATTCAAGTAGAATTGACTACTCCAGGTGGTCATTCTTCTATCCCACCTGATCCTACTTCTATTGGTATTATTTCTGAATTGGGAtacattattgaaaaggACCCATACAGTCCACTTTTGCCACCAGAAAACCctattttgaattttgcTCAATGTTTAGCTCTTCATGATccaaaaaacaatatcCCATCTTCTTTTAAAAAGGCAATTTTAAGAGCTGGTTACGACAAGTTTGCCAATTCCAAATTAGTCGAAGGAATCTCTAAAAATAGATTGACCAAATATTTGATCAGAACTTCTCAAGCTCTTGATATTATCAATGGTGGTGAAAAAGCTAATGCCTTACCAGAACATGTCAAGTTATTAGTGAACCACAGAGTTGCTATTGGTACCAGTGTAGCTGAAGTCCAAGAGCATTTTGTTTCTAGAGTTGTTGAAGTTGCCAAAAGACATGGCTTGTCAGTTTCTGCTTTTGGTAAAGATGTTCTCAAAGTTAAAAATGATTCGGGTTTGTTTAATGTTACCAACTTTGCTGGGTTCTTGAATGCTGCTCCTGTCACCCCAACTAATGATACTGTTTGGGAATATTTGTCTGGTGTTACTAGACACGTTTATGAAGATTTGGTTTTCCCAGAGATTAAATATCCTGTCATCACTGCTCCAGCTATTATGACAGGTAACACCGATACCAGACACTACTGGAACTTGACTAGAAACATTTTCAGATTCACTCCAGCTTTTATTGGTGATTTCATTGGTGAAACCCATATTCACAGTGTTGATGAGAAATTACCATTTGACAGTCATTTGCAATTACAAGCTTGGTTCTATGAATACATTCAAGCTATTGACAGTGCCAAGgcaaacaataaataa